From Niallia sp. Man26:
CATTTTTTTAAAGAGGAATTTGGAGTGGACTGTGACTATTTATGGCTGCCTGATGTGTTCGGTTACAGCTGGGCGTTGCCGCAAATCTTAAAAAAATCTGGTATTAAAACGATGATGACAACAAAGATTAGCTGGAATCAGTATAACCGGATGCCACACGATACATTTTACTGGAAAGGAATCGATGGATCAGAAATTTTAACGCATTTTATAACAACACCTGAACCATGGAATTCTCCTGACTCTTGGTTCTATACGTATAATGGCTTTATTACGGCTAAAACAGTCAATGGATCATGGAAAGGCTATCGTGATAAAGATTTATCTAAAGATTTGCTTCTTTCCTATGGCTATGGAGATGGCGGCGGTGGTGTGAACCGGCATATGCTTGAAATGCGCCGACGCTTTGATTCGCTGCCAGGCATGCCGAACGTCAAAACATCTACAGCAGGGGAATTCTTTAATAAGCTCCATCAAAATGTTTCAGAGGCTGATGGCTATATCCATAAATGGGATGGAGAGCTGTACTTGGAGTATCATCGCGGCACTTATACAAGCCAAGCGTTTATGAAGCAGACTAATCGTAAATTGGAGCTATTATACAGACGGGCTGAGTTTCTAACAGCTTGGCTTTCCGAATTTGGACAGCAGCCTGCAAACGAGGAGCTGAAAAAAGGCTGGAAGATTATTTTACGGAATCAATTTCATGATATTATTCCTGGCTCCTCCATTCATGAAGTCTATGAGGATGCTAGAGAAGAATATAAGGAAGCACTTCAGTTAGTGGAAAGCTTGGAATCTCGTATTCTTCAGCAGAATATGAACAAGGATGACCAGTCTGTTGTGTTAGTGAACGCAACAGGCTACAAAGGGAAGAGGAATGTTGCTGTGCCTTCATTTGATGATATGACTGAAGGTGTCTGGAAGAACAGTAAAGGAGATATCTTGCCACAGCAAAAGCGGAATAATAGCTGGCTTGTTGAGGCGGATACCCTCCCAGCTTTTGGTGCAGCATCATTATATTTTGACCATTCAGCAGCCGTTCCAAAGGCAGAATCTAATTTTCTCTATCAAAATTGGAAACTTGAAACAAAATATTATACAGTTGAATGGAACGAATATGGCCAAATAACGTCCATATTTGACAAGGAAGCAGGTCGTCAAGTGCTCAGCAGCAGGCAAAACGGGAACGTACTGCAAATTTTTGAGGATAAGCCGCTTGCTCATGATGCGTGGGATATCGATATCTTCTATCAAGAAAAAATGGAAGAAATCCGGAATTTATGCTCATTTGAAGTCGTGGAAAATGGCGAATTGGTATTTACGATTCTGGCGAAGTGGACCTATCATCATTCGGAAATTTCCCAGCGCATCATCTTTTATCATAATGATCGCAGAATAGATTTCGATACAACGGTCGATTGGCATGAAAAGCATAAGCTGCTTAAAAGCGCCTTTCCTGTCGAAATCCGTGCAACGGAGGCAACATATGATATTCAATATGGAAATGTGAAGCGTCCGACCCATTGGAATACTAGCTGGGATATGGCTAAGTTTGAAGGTGTTGCCCACCAGTGGGCTGACTTGTCAGAACCAGATTACGGGGTGAGCTTGCTGAATGATTCCAAATACGGCTATGATATTAAAGATAAAACAATGCGAATCTCCTTATTAAAAGCAGCGACACATCCTGACCCGCAAGCAGATCAAGGAAGACATTCGTTTACTTATTCTCTTTATCCGCATATGGGTGATTGGCGCCAAGCTGGTACAGTGGAGAAAGCATGGGATTTGAACGACCCTGTTGCCGTTTTTAAAGGAGGATGGACAAAGGCAGCGTCCTTCCTAGAAATTGACTCAGACCATGTTTGGGTAGACGCGATTAAACCAAGCTTCGACGGCAACGGAATTATTATCCGCTTGCATGAATATGAAGGCCGAAGAGGAAAGGTGAATCTTTCTGTCTTAAAGGATAGCACATCATGGGTGGAAACCAATTTGATGGAGGAGCCGCTTGGAGAAGAGTCTGCCTCACCGATTCAGTTTGAAATAAAACCATATGAGATAAAAACCTTTAGAGTTTTGTAGAATAAAGATGACCGGAGAGCAACACTTTCCGGTCTTTTTTGCGCTTTGTTGACTAATTTCCGCTAATTTTTTATAATTCTAAGATTTTTGCACTTAATCCTAAATTAGTCAACTATAAATAGGGGGCGTTTTACTATAAGATAGATGTATGGAAGCGCTAACATTAATGAGAGGAGGAGAATAATGAAAAGGGTAGTAAAGGATCTTTATAAAAATCGAATTTGGCTGCTGATGGTTTTACCTGGAACAATCTGGTTGCTGTTATTTTCCTATCTGCCGATGTTCGGACAAGTGCTGGCCTTTAAGAAATTCCGGATTGATCCTGATGGTTTTTTTGCCAGCGTAATAAACAGTGAATGGGTTGGCTTTGATAACTTTAAATATTTGTTTAGTACGAATGACGCGTGGGTCATCACAAGAAACACGATTCTTTATAATCTAATTTTTATCGTACTAGGTCTTGTTACAGCAGTCGCAACAGCTGTTTTGCTTAATGAGTTAATCAATAAGAAGCTGTCAAAGGTTTATCAGACATCTATCTTGTTTCCTCACTTTATTTCATGGGTAATTGGCAGCTACTTTGTGTTTACGTTTTTAAGTACAGAACATGGTTTGTTAAATCTAATTCTTGGCTGGTTTCATGTTGACTCTATTTCCTGGTATAACGAATCAAAATATTGGCCGTTTATTCTCGTCCTTATGAGTATTTGGAAGGGTGTAGGATATGGCAGCATCGTTTATTTAGCATCTATTGTCGGAATCGACCGAACATATTATGAAGCTGCCATGATTGACGGAGCTTCGAAATGGAAGCAGATTAAGCATGTTACGCTGCCAATGCTTAAGCCACTGATGATTATCTTAACCATCATGAATATCGGGCGCATATTTAACTCCGATTTCGGCTTATTCTATCAAGTGCCTAGAGATTCAGGTGCTTTGTATGGCGTAACAAATGTTATTGATACATTTGTTTACCGCGGACTAATGAATTTAGGAGACATCGGCATGAGCACTGCAGCAGGGCTGTATCAATCAGCTGTTGGCTTTATCCTAGTTATCATCACAAACTATGTTGTGAGAAAAGTAGATGAGGAAAGTGCATTGTTTTAATGCCATTCCAATACGAAGGGAGGAAAAGTCGCCCGTGCGGCTAAGTGTATGCCAAATTTAGAACAACCGCAGCCAACACCTGCTGTTCCAAACCCAATCGATAAAGTTAAAGAGGGGAAGACGAAAACCTCCAGAAAAAAGTATCGGGATCCCCAACATTTGCATCCAGCCGCAAATGCTGTTATTAGCATACTGCTTGGGGTCCTTGCGTTTACGTGTATCTTTCCTTTTATCTATGTCATTATCATCTCCTTTACAAATGAAGAAAGTATTGTCAGGAATGGTTTTGAACTAATCCCAAAGGAATGGAGCATTGATGCTTATAAGTATTTATGGAGTATGAAGGAGACTTTATTCCGCTCCTATGGTGTCACCATTTTAATCACCATTTTGGGGACTGTTATCAGTGTGTTTATGATTACCTTTTACGCATATGCAATTTCAAGACCGCAATTTAAATATCGTCGATTTTTCACCTTTTTAGCATTTTTCACAATGCTGTTTAGCGGAGGTCTTGTGCCGACTTATATCGTTGTTACTCAATTTTTACATTTGAAGAATTCGATTTGGGCTTTAATCCTGCCTCTAGCGATGAATGCATTTTACATCATCATAATGAGAACCTTCTTTCTGAAGTCTGTTTCTGAATCTATTTTAGAATCAGCAAGAATGGATGGAGCCAGTGAATGGCGAATCTTTTTTCAGATTATCTTTCCACTTTCCTTACCGGGAATTGCCACAATTGCCTTGTTTAGCACACTCGGTTATTGGAACGACTGGTTTGCAGCATTGCTGTATATCGATAATCCCAATCTCGTGCCGCTTCAAGCATTGCTGATGAAAATAGAAGCAAATCTTGAATTTATGAGAAAGAATATGGATGTTGCTATCTTGCAGAAGAGCTTATTCGATACGATTCCGCAAGAATCAGCCAAAATGGCCATGGTAGTGATCGCCACATTGCCGATTGCAGTTTCTTATCCGTTTTTCCAAAAGTACTTTATTAGCGGACTGACAATTGGCGGCGTTAAAGAATAACTAATAGAAAGAGGAGAAAAGGTATGAAGAAAAAGAAGCTAAGTGTTATTCTCGCAGCTGCTTTGGCAGCAGGTACTCTTCTGTCTGCCTGCAGCAAAGACAGCTCCACATCAGAAAACGGCGGCAAAGATGGTCAACCATATGAAATTAAATGGTACACGATTGGAACGCCGCAAAAAGATACAGATAAGGTTTTTGAAGAGGTTAATAAGTATACAAAGGAAAAAATCAACGCCACTGTAAAGATGACACAGATTGACTGGGGCGATTGGGACCAAAAATCTCAAGTGATGATCAATTCAGGGGAAGCAATTGATATTATCTTTACAAATGGCACGTCATATGTTCAAAATGCCCAAAAAGGTGCATTCCTGGCTATAGATGATTTGTTAGATAAGGAAGGTAAAGCACTTAAAGAGGTTATTAACCCTGACCTGCTGGAAGGAAATAAGGTGGACGGAAAACTTTATGGTATCCCTTCAAACAAAGAGGTTGCCAGACAGGATGTTTATACGTTTAACAAACGCCTTGCAGATAAATATAAATTTGACCTTTCAAAAGTGAAAACATTGCAGGACCTTGAACCTATGCTAAAAACAATTAAAGAAAATGAATCTGGAATTACTCCAATGGCAACATTTAAAGCACCTTTACGCTACGACTATGTGTTCAATAATGAAATGCCGTTTGCCTTCCCGTTTGAAGGAGATACAGACAAAGTCATTAATCCATTTGACACAGAGGATGCTATGAAACAATACACAACGATGCGAGAATACTATAAAGCAGGCTATCTGAAGGAAGATGCCGCAACAAGCAAAGACAGCTGGCCGATGGATGTGGAAAACTGGTTTGTCCGCATGGGCGGTTCCCAGCCGTATGCAGATTTATTATGGTCTCGCTCTGCTAAGTACGAAGTAGTGTCAGTTCCTGCTGAGCAGCCGACCATTATTAATGATTCTGTATCTGGTTCCATTCAGGCGATTTCTGCCACATCACAAAATCCGGAAAAAGCCATGGAATTTTTAACACTGCTTAATACAGATCCATATCTTCGCAATCTTGTCGATAAAGGGATTGAAGGAACGCATTATAAGAAAAATGATGATGGCACTATCGAGGACCTTCCAGCTCGTATTGACGGATATAATATGCCATCCTACTCTTTAGGAAACCACTTTATTTTAGATTTGTATAAAGATGATCCAAAGGATAAATGGGAAAAATTCAAAGAGTTTAATGCCTCAGCAGTAAAAGCACCATCACTTGGCTTTAAGTTTAACAGTGATCCTGTCCGCTCTGAGCTTGCGGCCATTACGAATATTTCTCAGGAATTCTACCCAGCTTTGGCAACAGGTTCTGTTGATCCAGAAGAATATTTGCCAAAATTCAATGAAAAGCTGAAAGAGGCTGGTGTGGATAAGGTATTAACCGAAATTCAAAAACAATTTGATGACTGGAAAAGCTCTCAGCAATAAGCAACCAAGTCAAGCTGGATCTTCTCTTCCAGCTTGACATTAACTATATTTTTTTCGATCTCTTCCATTGAATAGACTTAAAACGGTAAACATTGCATACCGAAGGGATTGAAATTGGTAATACAGTCTTATATAAGTTTTCCAAACTTATATGTCGGTCTGACAATTGTTGATCGTTTAAAGTAATCAATAAAGAAGAGGAGAAAAAAATGAAGAAAGCGAAGTTAAGTCTTATTCTCGTAACTATTCTCGTCCTTGGAACGATATTGTCTGCTTGCAGCAAAAACAGTGCTACACAAAGTAACGATGGTAAGGATGAAAAGCCTTATGAAATCAAATGGTACACACTTGGAACACCACAAAAGGATACGGATAAAGTCTTTGCAGAAGTGAACAAATATACAAAGGAAAAAATTAACGCGACCGTGACAATGACACAAATTGACTGGGGAGATTGGGACCAGAAGTCTCAAGTGATGATCAATTCAGGCGAAGAATTTGATATTATCTTCACCTTTGGGAACCCATATGTCCAAAATGCCCAAAAGGGTGCATTTATCGCGGTAGATGATCTGTTAGAAAAGGAAGGGAAAGCACTTAAAGAGCTGATTAACCCTGTTCTGCTGGAAGGAAATAAGGTCGATGGAAAACTTTATGGTATTCCTGCAAATAAAGAGATTGCCAAACAAAATGTTTATACATTTAACAAACGCCTTGTGGACAAATATAACTTTGATCTTTCAAAGGTAAAAACATTGCAGGATCTCGAGCCAATGCTGAAAACAATTAAAGAAAATGAGCCTTCAATAACACCGATTGCTTCATTTAAGGCACCTTTACGCTTTGACATTGTCTTTAATGGTGAAATGCCCTTTGCATTTCCATTTGAAGGGGAAACAGACAAGGTGATTAACCATTTTGAAACAGATACTGCGATGCAACAATTCAAAACGATGCATAAGTACTATAAATCAGGATTTCTTAAAGAAGATGCGGCCACAAGCAGCGAAAACTGGCCATTGGAAGTAGAAAACTGGTTTGTGCGCATGAACTATTACCAGCCGTATGCAGATTTATTATGGTCTCGTTCAGCTAAATATGAGGTAGTATCCATTCCTGCCGAACCGGCTGCGATTGTCAATGATTCTATATCTGGATCGATTCAAGCAATTTCCGCTACCTCAAAAAATCCACAAAAAGCCATGGAATTTCTGACACTCCTTAACACAGATCCATATCTTCGCAATCTTATCGATAAAGGGATTGAAGGAACTCACTACAAAAAGAATGATGATGGTATGATTGAGGATTTGCCTGCGCGTATTGACGGCTATAATATCCCATCCTACACATTAGGCAACAACTATATCCTCGATTTATACAAAGGTGACCCAGAGGATAAATGGGAAAAGTTCGAGGAATTTAATGAATCTGCAGTAAGGGGACCTTCACTAGGCTTTAAATTTAGCAGTGACCCAGTTCGTTCAGAACTCGCAGCCATCACTAACATTACGAAAGAATTCTACCCTGCTCTTGCAACAGGCTCTGTTGACCCAGAAGAATATTTGCCGAAGTTCAATCAGAAATTGAAAGAGGCGGGAGTTGATAAGGTATTAAAGGAGATTCAAAGTCAATTTGACGAGTGGAAAAGCGCTCAAAAATAAGAGTACTAGTAACTTACAAGGTATATTAGCTCATCTTCGATCCTTTCCATTGTGTTAAACTAAAAAAGGTAAACTATCATATTTGAGGGATTGAAAATGAAATTAAAACAAACAGGCCGCTTTCAGCAAAAGATGTTTAATAAGCTTTTTTTAACGTCCTCTATTACGATAATTGTAACCGTTATCATTTTGATTGTAACTATTACAAACTATTATTCTGAAATCATCATTCAGAAGGAAGTGAATGTGAATACAAGGACGATAGAACGGGTAGAGGATTATTTTTCTGCCAAGGATTCAGATGTAAATAAAGCAATTAGAGATATTTATGTTCAAGGAGATCTCATTGATGATATCTCCTTTGCCCTTCATAACGGATATGGAAAATATTTGGAGTATCGCCTTAATCGCTTTACAGAGGACCATTCTTATTTTCCTAGCAATCTAGATACTTATTTTAATGGTTTTTTTAGTCAAGATAGTGATATTAATGCAATCAGTCTCCGCTCATTGGATAGTCATAGTGTAGAATATTTGCTTATCAATAATTATCTTCGCTGGAATGAAAGCATGAAGAACGCAGAAGTAACGGAGAACAAACCTGAAGCAAATTTAAGGAGTGCCGGCCTGCCGAAAGGGCGGAGATTAAAGGATACCATCACCAAAAAGGTGGTCATAAATAATCCTGTCACACTGGAGAAAATAGGTGAAATTTCCATCTTTTACTCGACTGAACATTTAGATAAGATGGTCCAAAAGGAGGAAGGCGCACCAGCCTCTTTCTTTTTATTGGATGCTGAAGGCAAAACCATTTATTCTCATAATGAAGGTGTGCCATCAGCAATAATCCAGCAATTTAAACAAGAAACGAATGAAACGAAGCTAAGTTATAAATCAAAAAAATTTTACATTAATACAGTTGCCAATAAGGGTGATTATACATTTGTCAG
This genomic window contains:
- a CDS encoding sugar ABC transporter permease, whose translation is MKRVVKDLYKNRIWLLMVLPGTIWLLLFSYLPMFGQVLAFKKFRIDPDGFFASVINSEWVGFDNFKYLFSTNDAWVITRNTILYNLIFIVLGLVTAVATAVLLNELINKKLSKVYQTSILFPHFISWVIGSYFVFTFLSTEHGLLNLILGWFHVDSISWYNESKYWPFILVLMSIWKGVGYGSIVYLASIVGIDRTYYEAAMIDGASKWKQIKHVTLPMLKPLMIILTIMNIGRIFNSDFGLFYQVPRDSGALYGVTNVIDTFVYRGLMNLGDIGMSTAAGLYQSAVGFILVIITNYVVRKVDEESALF
- a CDS encoding ABC transporter substrate-binding protein, translating into MKKAKLSLILVTILVLGTILSACSKNSATQSNDGKDEKPYEIKWYTLGTPQKDTDKVFAEVNKYTKEKINATVTMTQIDWGDWDQKSQVMINSGEEFDIIFTFGNPYVQNAQKGAFIAVDDLLEKEGKALKELINPVLLEGNKVDGKLYGIPANKEIAKQNVYTFNKRLVDKYNFDLSKVKTLQDLEPMLKTIKENEPSITPIASFKAPLRFDIVFNGEMPFAFPFEGETDKVINHFETDTAMQQFKTMHKYYKSGFLKEDAATSSENWPLEVENWFVRMNYYQPYADLLWSRSAKYEVVSIPAEPAAIVNDSISGSIQAISATSKNPQKAMEFLTLLNTDPYLRNLIDKGIEGTHYKKNDDGMIEDLPARIDGYNIPSYTLGNNYILDLYKGDPEDKWEKFEEFNESAVRGPSLGFKFSSDPVRSELAAITNITKEFYPALATGSVDPEEYLPKFNQKLKEAGVDKVLKEIQSQFDEWKSAQK
- a CDS encoding ABC transporter substrate-binding protein, translating into MKKKKLSVILAAALAAGTLLSACSKDSSTSENGGKDGQPYEIKWYTIGTPQKDTDKVFEEVNKYTKEKINATVKMTQIDWGDWDQKSQVMINSGEAIDIIFTNGTSYVQNAQKGAFLAIDDLLDKEGKALKEVINPDLLEGNKVDGKLYGIPSNKEVARQDVYTFNKRLADKYKFDLSKVKTLQDLEPMLKTIKENESGITPMATFKAPLRYDYVFNNEMPFAFPFEGDTDKVINPFDTEDAMKQYTTMREYYKAGYLKEDAATSKDSWPMDVENWFVRMGGSQPYADLLWSRSAKYEVVSVPAEQPTIINDSVSGSIQAISATSQNPEKAMEFLTLLNTDPYLRNLVDKGIEGTHYKKNDDGTIEDLPARIDGYNMPSYSLGNHFILDLYKDDPKDKWEKFKEFNASAVKAPSLGFKFNSDPVRSELAAITNISQEFYPALATGSVDPEEYLPKFNEKLKEAGVDKVLTEIQKQFDDWKSSQQ
- a CDS encoding carbohydrate ABC transporter permease — encoded protein: MPNLEQPQPTPAVPNPIDKVKEGKTKTSRKKYRDPQHLHPAANAVISILLGVLAFTCIFPFIYVIIISFTNEESIVRNGFELIPKEWSIDAYKYLWSMKETLFRSYGVTILITILGTVISVFMITFYAYAISRPQFKYRRFFTFLAFFTMLFSGGLVPTYIVVTQFLHLKNSIWALILPLAMNAFYIIIMRTFFLKSVSESILESARMDGASEWRIFFQIIFPLSLPGIATIALFSTLGYWNDWFAALLYIDNPNLVPLQALLMKIEANLEFMRKNMDVAILQKSLFDTIPQESAKMAMVVIATLPIAVSYPFFQKYFISGLTIGGVKE
- a CDS encoding alpha-mannosidase, which produces MFLTDRKFEERIKELAGYRYRDLVEISQFNIQEDDGEIGTYPPSVYDEQHKMRIGDYWKGRDRYIWLHTEVDTHLHHTNQQIVGLFSFGKTGGGNNSGFESLLFVNGNPYQGVDSNHEEVLFDTATAKGPIHLDFRLWSGFEGGGIPVQNELKLEMAAIGWLDKQVDNLYYTLLAAFEVLSEISESDSAYSILKRLISDALKRINWTEPGSPVFYESCYAAEVNLTESIQAVTKSSDITIHTVGHTHIDVAWLWRLKNTREKAARSFSTVLHLMKQYPDYVFLQTQPQLYDYLKTDYPDIYAQIKERAAEGKWEAGGAMWLESDCNIPSGESLVRQILHGKHFFKEEFGVDCDYLWLPDVFGYSWALPQILKKSGIKTMMTTKISWNQYNRMPHDTFYWKGIDGSEILTHFITTPEPWNSPDSWFYTYNGFITAKTVNGSWKGYRDKDLSKDLLLSYGYGDGGGGVNRHMLEMRRRFDSLPGMPNVKTSTAGEFFNKLHQNVSEADGYIHKWDGELYLEYHRGTYTSQAFMKQTNRKLELLYRRAEFLTAWLSEFGQQPANEELKKGWKIILRNQFHDIIPGSSIHEVYEDAREEYKEALQLVESLESRILQQNMNKDDQSVVLVNATGYKGKRNVAVPSFDDMTEGVWKNSKGDILPQQKRNNSWLVEADTLPAFGAASLYFDHSAAVPKAESNFLYQNWKLETKYYTVEWNEYGQITSIFDKEAGRQVLSSRQNGNVLQIFEDKPLAHDAWDIDIFYQEKMEEIRNLCSFEVVENGELVFTILAKWTYHHSEISQRIIFYHNDRRIDFDTTVDWHEKHKLLKSAFPVEIRATEATYDIQYGNVKRPTHWNTSWDMAKFEGVAHQWADLSEPDYGVSLLNDSKYGYDIKDKTMRISLLKAATHPDPQADQGRHSFTYSLYPHMGDWRQAGTVEKAWDLNDPVAVFKGGWTKAASFLEIDSDHVWVDAIKPSFDGNGIIIRLHEYEGRRGKVNLSVLKDSTSWVETNLMEEPLGEESASPIQFEIKPYEIKTFRVL